Proteins encoded within one genomic window of Bacillus sp. F19:
- the rpsB gene encoding 30S ribosomal protein S2: MSVISMKQLLEAGVHFGHQTRRWNPKMKRYIFTERNGIYIIDLQKTVKKVEEAYQFTKELAANGGTILFVGTKKQAQDSVKEEAERSGMYFVNQRWLGGTLTNFETIQKRIKRLKDIERMQEDGTFEVLPKKEVVQLNKELERLEKFLGGIKDMKGLPDALFIIDPRKERIAVAEARKLNIPIVGIVDTNCDPDEIDYVIPANDDAIRAVKLLTSKIADAILETKQGEETTA, translated from the coding sequence ATGTCAGTCATTTCAATGAAGCAATTACTTGAAGCAGGTGTTCACTTCGGTCATCAAACACGCCGCTGGAACCCTAAAATGAAACGTTACATCTTCACAGAGCGTAACGGCATTTACATCATCGACCTTCAAAAAACAGTTAAAAAGGTTGAAGAAGCTTACCAATTCACGAAAGAACTTGCTGCAAACGGCGGTACAATTCTTTTCGTTGGTACAAAAAAACAAGCTCAAGATTCTGTTAAAGAAGAAGCTGAGCGTTCAGGCATGTACTTTGTTAACCAACGCTGGTTAGGCGGAACGTTAACAAACTTTGAAACAATTCAAAAGCGCATCAAACGTCTGAAAGACATTGAAAGAATGCAAGAAGACGGCACTTTCGAAGTACTTCCTAAGAAAGAGGTTGTTCAGCTTAACAAAGAGCTTGAGCGTCTTGAAAAATTCTTAGGCGGTATCAAAGACATGAAAGGTCTTCCTGATGCATTGTTCATCATTGACCCTCGCAAAGAGCGTATTGCAGTTGCTGAAGCACGTAAATTAAACATCCCGATCGTTGGTATCGTTGATACAAACTGTGATCCTGATGAAATTGATTACGTTATCCCTGCAAATGATGATGCAATCCGTGCAGTTAAGCTTTTAACTTCTAAAATTGCTGATGCAATTCTTGAAACAAAACAAGGTGAAGAAACAACTGCTTAA
- the tsf gene encoding translation elongation factor Ts produces the protein MAITAQMVKELREKTGAGMMDCKKALTETNGDMEKAIDFLREKGIASASKKADRVAAEGLALVKSEGNEAVILEVNSETDFVAKNEGFKELLDALASHLLAKKPANLDEAMTQTMDNGSTVADFINSAIAKIGEKITLRRFEIVTKTDSDAFGAYLHMGGRIAVLTVLEGTTEEETAKDVAMHVAAVNPKYIGRDAVSEEEVTREREVLSQQALNEGKPANIVEKMVEGRLGKFFEDICLLEQSFVKNPDLKVKQFVESKGASVKSFTRYEVGEGIEKRQDNFAEEVMNQVKK, from the coding sequence ATGGCAATTACTGCTCAAATGGTAAAAGAACTACGCGAAAAAACAGGTGCAGGCATGATGGACTGCAAAAAAGCATTAACAGAAACAAATGGTGACATGGAAAAAGCAATCGACTTCCTTCGTGAAAAAGGAATCGCTTCTGCATCTAAGAAAGCAGACCGCGTTGCTGCAGAAGGCTTAGCACTTGTTAAGTCTGAAGGCAACGAAGCTGTTATCCTTGAAGTAAACTCAGAAACTGACTTCGTAGCTAAAAACGAAGGCTTCAAAGAACTTCTTGATGCACTTGCTTCACACTTGCTTGCTAAAAAACCTGCAAACCTTGACGAAGCTATGACTCAAACAATGGACAACGGATCAACAGTTGCTGATTTCATTAATTCTGCAATCGCTAAAATTGGTGAAAAAATCACACTTCGCCGCTTTGAAATTGTTACAAAAACAGACAGCGACGCATTTGGTGCTTACCTGCACATGGGCGGACGCATTGCTGTATTAACTGTTCTTGAGGGTACAACTGAAGAAGAAACTGCGAAAGATGTTGCTATGCATGTTGCTGCAGTTAACCCAAAATACATCGGACGCGACGCTGTAAGCGAAGAAGAAGTTACTCGCGAGCGCGAAGTATTATCACAACAAGCTCTAAATGAAGGCAAGCCTGCTAACATCGTAGAGAAAATGGTTGAAGGCCGTCTTGGCAAATTCTTCGAAGATATTTGCCTTCTTGAACAAAGCTTCGTTAAAAACCCTGATTTAAAAGTAAAACAATTTGTGGAATCTAAAGGTGCTTCAGTGAAGAGCTTTACTCGCTACGAAGTTGGCGAAGGCATTGAAAAACGCCAGGATAATTTCGCTGAAGAAGTTATGAACCAAGTCAAAAAATAA
- the pyrH gene encoding UMP kinase has protein sequence MSTPKYNRIVLKLSGEALAGNDSFGIKPAVIQSIAKQVKEIAELDVEVAVVVGGGNIWRGKIGSEMGMDRATADYMGMLATVMNSLALQDSLETFGIQTRVQTSIEMRQVAEPYIRRKAIRHLEKKRVVIFAAGTGNPYFSTDTTAALRAAEIEADVILMAKNNVDGVYTADPKKDSTAVKYETLSYLDVLKEGLEVMDSTASSLCMDNDIPLIVFSVMEEGNIKRAVLGENIGTIVRGK, from the coding sequence ATGAGCACACCTAAATATAATCGTATTGTACTTAAATTAAGCGGTGAAGCTTTAGCTGGAAATGACAGCTTTGGCATAAAGCCTGCCGTTATTCAATCAATTGCTAAACAAGTAAAGGAAATTGCTGAACTGGATGTTGAAGTAGCTGTTGTAGTCGGCGGGGGAAACATTTGGCGCGGCAAGATCGGCAGTGAAATGGGCATGGACCGTGCAACAGCAGACTATATGGGAATGCTTGCAACTGTCATGAATTCACTTGCGCTTCAGGACAGCCTTGAAACATTCGGCATTCAGACCCGTGTTCAAACTTCAATTGAAATGCGTCAAGTAGCTGAACCCTACATAAGAAGAAAAGCAATCAGACATCTTGAGAAAAAACGGGTTGTCATCTTTGCTGCCGGTACAGGAAATCCGTATTTCTCAACTGATACAACAGCTGCATTGCGTGCTGCGGAAATTGAAGCAGATGTCATTCTAATGGCAAAAAACAATGTAGACGGAGTTTATACGGCTGATCCTAAAAAAGATTCAACGGCTGTTAAATATGAAACACTTTCCTATTTAGATGTTTTAAAAGAAGGTTTGGAAGTAATGGATTCAACTGCATCATCACTTTGTATGGATAATGATATTCCGCTTATTGTCTTCTCAGTTATGGAAGAAGGAAACATTAAACGTGCGGTATTAGGCGAAAATATCGGAACTATTGTAAGGGGGAAATAA
- the frr gene encoding ribosome recycling factor: protein MAKQVLSQAKDKMEKAVSAFNRELSTVRAGRANASLLDKIVVDYYGAPTPVNQLASINIPEARLLVIQPYDKTVLGEIEKAILKSDLGLNPTNDGSLIRLAIPALTEERRKELAKLVKKYAEEAKVAVRNVRRDANDDLKKLEKNGEITEDELRSNNDNVQKATDDFISKIDAIAKDKEKEIMEV, encoded by the coding sequence ATGGCAAAACAAGTGCTATCACAAGCGAAAGACAAAATGGAAAAAGCAGTATCTGCATTTAATAGAGAGCTTTCTACTGTTCGTGCAGGCCGTGCGAATGCATCATTGCTTGATAAAATCGTTGTAGATTATTACGGTGCTCCAACACCAGTAAACCAATTAGCTTCTATTAATATTCCTGAAGCAAGACTGCTTGTTATACAGCCTTATGACAAAACGGTTCTGGGCGAAATCGAAAAAGCGATTTTAAAATCAGATCTTGGTTTAAACCCGACAAATGACGGATCTTTAATTCGTCTTGCTATCCCTGCACTTACTGAGGAACGCCGCAAGGAGCTTGCAAAGCTTGTGAAAAAATATGCTGAAGAAGCTAAAGTTGCTGTCCGCAATGTTCGCCGGGATGCAAATGACGACTTGAAAAAGCTCGAAAAAAATGGCGAAATCACAGAAGATGAACTGCGCAGCAACAACGACAATGTTCAAAAAGCAACAGATGATTTCATCAGTAAAATTGATGCAATTGCTAAAGACAAAGAAAAAGAAATCATGGAAGTTTAA
- a CDS encoding isoprenyl transferase produces the protein MLNILKKWRNPAREQMEFSKEEILKREIPEHIAIIMDGNGRWAKKRALPRIAGHHEGMKVVRKVTKLSNELGVKALTLYAFSTENWKRPKTEVDYLMKLPEEFLGTFLPELVEENVQVRIIGEESKIPEHTLRAVQKAKENTKNNNGLILNFALNYGSRAEMIHAVKGIVQDAKKGDISSEDINEALFSQYLMTKDMRDPDLLIRTSGEIRLSNFMLWQLAYSEFVFTDVLWPDFSEEHLLAAINEYQHRGRRFGGL, from the coding sequence ATGCTCAACATACTGAAAAAATGGAGAAATCCTGCCCGCGAGCAAATGGAATTCTCAAAAGAAGAAATTCTGAAAAGGGAAATCCCGGAACATATTGCAATCATTATGGATGGTAATGGACGCTGGGCTAAAAAAAGAGCTCTTCCCAGAATTGCCGGACATCATGAAGGCATGAAAGTTGTAAGAAAAGTAACAAAACTTTCGAATGAACTCGGAGTTAAAGCCTTAACTTTATATGCTTTTTCTACTGAGAACTGGAAAAGGCCTAAAACAGAAGTAGATTATCTGATGAAACTGCCGGAAGAATTTTTGGGCACCTTTCTTCCTGAACTTGTAGAAGAAAATGTTCAGGTGAGAATTATTGGAGAAGAGTCAAAAATTCCTGAACATACTCTTCGCGCTGTGCAAAAGGCAAAGGAAAATACTAAAAATAATAATGGTCTTATCTTAAATTTCGCCCTGAACTATGGCAGCAGAGCGGAGATGATTCATGCTGTTAAAGGAATTGTGCAAGATGCAAAAAAGGGCGACATCAGCTCTGAAGACATTAATGAGGCATTATTTTCTCAATATTTAATGACGAAAGACATGAGAGATCCTGATTTGCTCATTCGAACAAGCGGAGAAATCAGATTGAGCAATTTCATGCTTTGGCAGCTTGCTTATTCCGAATTTGTCTTTACAGACGTGCTTTGGCCGGACTTCAGCGAGGAGCATTTACTTGCGGCAATTAATGAATACCAGCATAGGGGTCGAAGATTTGGCGGTTTATAA
- a CDS encoding phosphatidate cytidylyltransferase, with product MKQRIITAIIALAVFLPAVIYGRAPFTIFIYLLASIGLYELLKMKRISIYSIPGLLSLLLLWVLLIPSNYINLLDEYSITKIEFALLCVLFFLCYTVVTKNRFSFDDVGFTIITTMYIGIGFFYFIEMRNVGLYPIIYALLIIWATDSGAYFIGKSAGKRKLWPEISPNKTIEGSIGGIFCAVIIAWIFQYFTAFADSYLSITLITVLLSIFGQIGDLAESALKRHYQVKDSGHILPGHGGILDRFDSMIFVLPIMHFLFLFFN from the coding sequence GTGAAACAAAGAATTATAACCGCAATAATTGCTTTGGCCGTTTTTTTGCCGGCCGTTATTTATGGTCGTGCCCCTTTTACTATTTTTATATACTTATTAGCTTCCATCGGCCTGTATGAACTGCTGAAGATGAAGCGGATTTCCATATACAGTATACCGGGGCTGCTCAGTTTATTATTGCTATGGGTTCTATTAATCCCGAGTAACTACATAAACTTATTAGATGAATACAGCATAACCAAAATCGAGTTTGCGTTGCTTTGTGTTCTGTTTTTTTTATGCTATACCGTTGTGACAAAAAACAGATTTTCCTTCGATGATGTAGGATTCACCATAATAACAACAATGTATATCGGGATCGGATTTTTTTATTTTATTGAAATGAGAAACGTTGGCCTTTATCCTATCATTTATGCTCTATTGATTATATGGGCTACAGATTCAGGAGCTTATTTCATTGGTAAATCAGCGGGCAAAAGGAAGCTGTGGCCTGAAATAAGTCCTAACAAAACGATAGAGGGGTCAATTGGAGGAATCTTCTGCGCCGTAATAATCGCGTGGATTTTTCAATATTTTACTGCCTTTGCAGACTCCTATTTAAGCATCACCCTAATCACAGTTTTGCTGTCTATTTTTGGACAAATAGGGGATTTGGCTGAATCAGCGTTAAAGCGCCATTATCAGGTAAAAGATTCAGGGCATATCCTGCCTGGGCACGGGGGAATATTGGATCGCTTTGACAGCATGATTTTTGTATTGCCGATTATGCATTTCTTGTTTTTGTTTTTTAACTAA